The region ACCAGCAAGAGGTCATATTTGCATTGGATCCGGTTTGGGGGCAAAGATAACCCTCTTTTTAGATGGCCCTATTATCCCCCAAACAGGAGTGCTGGGGACAGCAGCAGAGGTACTGCAAGTGGTCGTGGCAGAAGAGGTCGACCTAGGCAGAATGGTGGCAGCCATTATGTAAACttcaatataaacaattaaaaagttaacatgGTGCCACCATtcctttatttttctttaataatatacaatattagTTAATTTGTTTTCCTTATTGTcccaatttttacattaaattattcttggtatttttttatttttacctgagttttttgccaaaataattataaaaaagaattttaataattaacaagTGTAGTAGTTGCAacaaatattttgcatattttcaatgttgtttgtgataaaataaatttaaaagtggtACCCATAGATAATTACCACTTTCAAATgcaaataaagtttcataagAATTTTATAGCCTATATTAAATGCAAGTTTTAATTTATGAGTATCATTTTAGattggtgtctattgttaaaaatgatttaattttattcattaatggaattgaaaaattaaatcattcactaaaagccaagacacaacttaattgcattttttgtttcaaaatacttattgtttttgtgtgttttttgtTAAGGTTGGAGTGGCTAATCGGTCCCTTTAAAGGACAAAATGAATATTCAAACGCATCTTGTAATGTggtaaattagtttttattctaatttctctctgtttaataaagcattttaacattttttgtgaaattattattaattttttttttcaggtttagGGCAGCAGAGAGGAGGGGGAGGCATACGCCCCCTCcaaaaaaggtaattttataCACCACAAATTactatttttgaaagtattaaaatgttatatttattttttataatttactcaTTTTAGTAAAAACTACAATATTTAAAAGGATGAAATTTGATAGGGTGTGTTAAACCTTACCCACAACCTAACACCCAACTTTTTGATAGACCTGTGATACTCGCTAGTGATGTAGAATAAAATAATACCAACATGTTATtcataaatattatcaatttcataaaaaaaacactctttCATGgagaaaaagtgttttttgtgAGGTGTCGGTGGTGGATTAGTACCCCCTCTGGATCCCTTGATACGCCATTTACctagaaaaaagtttgaaattaaagCCCATttttacacctatcttttgataccaagttataggtttttgaataagaattggcaacgttataaaaatttatgtaaaaaaaaaatttttttgaccacagttttatcaagaaatccatatatcgaaaatttgctactaaaaacgtcataactttttatagaattgtCTGATTTTcgtaattttttcacctttaaaatactgtactTGAGAgctttttaatgatatataacattatagtatttgaataattaaaaaaaatcagtccacgtacctattaatatatattataaatatcatatttaatataatatatattaaatatgatatttgagaaaattgaaaaattgtcaACCTAGTGTTTTAATTGTTCACAATTTGATGTTCTAATTTTTCAATAGAGTAAAATCAGGGCTATGATTATATTAatttgcataattatttttgctgttCTAAAGTTTAGTCAGTTGTGAATTAAacgttattttatttgtttattactttttaaaagtttatacatGAAAAATAACAGATTGATTATTGCCTAAAGTTGTTCTTAAAATTTTTGCGCTTATACACATTTacaataatgacaaaaaaaaattcaaaataagactgaatttaaaattacggatttttttgtttaaaaaaagtcaaatcatGAAGTATAAAAGTGCAAATTTCTTAATAACCAGAAGTGCTACAAATTTTAAacgcaataaaattaaaattaacatttcaGGTTAATTATATAGACCAATTTCAAGTGACGTATAAGCAAAATGTAAACAATAAGCGCCCTGATACTGGCAggcaaaacaaaattaaaattgcgGTTTAACTATAGTCAACCAGAAAATTTTAGTGTTTGGAAGAAAGACATTACAAAGTTGCCTGACATTACTTGGAGagacgttttattttttctcatagACACTCCTAGTGagtttacaaaagaaaataccAAAGCATATAAATCAATGGAggcatataaaacatattttttgtgtgGCCATGTGCAGGATTGTTGGTATGCTCCCAGCATCAACGaagattattgttttataaaaactatggttatattttatttttttatttattactttgtttgaGACAAAAAGTACAAGGTCCATAGttgaaataaacataatcaGTTATTAATTCTATCTGCATACACATGTCTGCAATAAATTTACTGCATACACAGctgcatttttatatacatatatgtatatgtgggtatatatattatatgttggttttaaactaatttgtttGCTCTTAATTTTAGTATATTAGTAGCAAAGCGATTTTTGTTCACTATCACTGTCAAATAACTTAGTTACGCTATATAGAGTAGgagaaattaaataaacatttcgTTACAtccaacttttttataattcaaaaaataaatcttaaattttgagAACTACATTTTAGAGTATAGCAAAgttgacaaaaatttaattatatagaaataacttttcatattttacTGCAAATAGGTGTTATCTTTATTTAGGTTCTTCCAAGCCAGCGAGTCAGCATAAAAAGTTCCATGTATGATGTATGGGTTTGTCTTCACAAATATTGGGTGGGTTAAAAAAAACAGCTGCACTTGTCCAGTGGGACTAGGTTCAGCTTGCTCACATATCGCAGctctactttttaaatttgaggctGCTGTGCATCGCCGTTTAAATAGAGAAGATGCGTCAATAAGTTCATGGAATACCTCAAAGCGCAGTGTTAATGCAGCACCATTAAGTGCTATgaattttagcaaaaataaaaaaagaggacAGTTACCCTCAATTAATGagcttgtattaaaaaaaaaaggtataagaGCATCAactatgtttaaattaaatgggAATTATTCATATATTGACCCATCATTTTGCATATCAGTCAGCGACTTTAACACCTTACGCCAATCCAATCCTAAATCTGTTATGTTTACCAGCTTAGATAGTAATAGCCATCATAAATCAAGTGATACTGAGTCAGGTTCTGAAGATGAGATGAATTGTTTACCAGAACCTATAACTAGCTTGTTTGATCCTACTTGCAAAGATCTATCTCAGTTCAAGCTTTTAAAACACTCTAAACAACTTTATGAAGACTTTAGTcaaacttattttgaaaaacaatacaATCAACTTACCAAAGTAACATATCAACAAAATCTATCATCAGCTTGGCAGGTTCATCGGGCAGAAAGAATTACagcttcaatattttttaatgtatttcacacaaataaatttgttctcAGTGAATCTCTTATCCAAGAAATCatgcaatataaaaaagatttttatagcaaatttACACAATACGGTAAGAAAATGGAAAATTGTgccaaaaatacattttatgagGTCCAGTTAAAGAAGCGCAGCAATTTTTCGTTTATTAACTCTGGTTTTTATGTTATGGCTGATATGCCTTTTTTTGGAGCTTCTCCTGATGGAATATTTACCTGTTCTTGTCATGGAAAGGGTGTTTTAGAGATTAAATGCccatataattataaaaatggttttttataattatatggGCATTTAAAATTTCCCCTTAATAGTAATGGTCTAAAATCAAATCGCCCTTACTTTTTCCAGATGCAATTACAAATGTTCGTTTGCAAAGTTACCTTCGGTGAGTTTTCTATGTGGTCCCCAGTTAagcaaaacaattatttacagTGTACTGTACAGCGtgataattattttcttaaagtaGCTGTTAATGTTTTGGCTAAATATTTCTTCAATGTTATTTTACCAGAAATTGTCAGCAGAAAAAGAGACGAAGACTTTCAACATAGAAAACAGTGTTGTTTTTGCATGAAACCTGAATTTGGTCTCATGATTTCATGCAGTAATGCAAGTTGTTCCATAAAAAATGGTTTCATTACTCATGTGTATATGTTACAAGGAAACCAAGAAGTTCCTGGTTCTGTCCTCAATGCAGGAGTTAATTactatatttctttattaaaagtACCATTTAGTGATAACTAATATTTATGTTATGGCTATgtattcatattatatttttattagatatggTAATATAACACAATAGAagaatgtcatatttaaataaaataagctattTATTACCAACAGTATGCACCTTTTGATTCTTAATTACCCACTGCAAAATGCCTAAGGcttgtaacatatttgcaaGGTAAACAGCTCTACAACATTATTTGCTGTATGAATCATTAGTTGGGCTCTGTGATGTTAACACAACCCAAAGGTTCGTTAGgcttttttatagataaaataaaactacccttagttatatataaatatagtttatgtaaatattcttAAGCAAAATATAAGGagatttatcaataaattgatAAAGACAGAAAGGTGTGGTTCATTAGgttgttttttatctaacttAGATTTCATACAATTCTGCAAAACATTGTATCACTTTATAatgtctttgtttaaatttacaaGGGCCGGTATTACAACCATTGTATCATCTAACAGATCAATTTGTCTGATCAGCACGGTGGTTTGTAAAATTCTAAATTGTTTGACTCTGCCAATAATGCGTTTAACATGTATTCTGACATTTGACAGTTGCCTTGAAGTTCCAAGTTTTTGTGGACTAAATTgttgttttccttttaaaaatgctggaaGTTAAAGGTTTGCTCCTTTCTTTACAAGCTCATCTTTAATGAGGAATCCCCTATTTGCTAAAATGCAATCtccaaaatttatatatttgaaaaagccAGATTGATTTGTTAGCTCCTTGTCCAAAACTCGACCTCCCAACCACCAGACAAAAAAGTAATTGCACCTGTTGGACTGATCCCGATTAAGTATTTTACTGTACTGTTGTGCCTATAATATGACCATGATTGAGCACGAGTTGTTAGATTTGATGGTCTTTCAATAAAAATCTCATAGCAGTCAATTATGCATACACAGTTTCTAAATCTCTTTATAAAACACTCTGGCAGGTTACTTCTTATTACACATTTACTAGGCCATTTTATTAAGGGTTGTAAGCAAATGGCTAGTGCTGGTAACCAATTTCTCAAAATTCTGGATGTTACACTTTCACAGACACTAAAACGAAAtgcaatatctttatttaacaacCCAAGTCGCAACTTTATaagtataactaaaaaatggttttcttttgataaaagaGATGAACAAAGCTTTACATCATTTGTCATTGTTAATAAAGAAAGAATCCATACAAATGTTGCTATATTTGGTAGccctgtaaaaaaatttaaatgagcattgttttcttttattttttcattgctGAAAATTAAATCcctttttttaagttcttcCTTTTCTTGTCTTAAAAGATAAACTTCCATGTTCCTATCACGTAATTCCAtaactaatttttgattttccTCTTTTAATAACTCTTCCGTGCTCAAATCACATTGGATACCAACACTTTTAAACAACACAGATTCTTCTATGCTATTTCCAGAAAACTTCTCATTTTCAGAAAACAGCATTCTTCAGTTTCAACATATGCTGattgttcattaaaaatattatctcctgaaaatgttttttgtttcttttctcgTGATTGATATCTTTGATATCGCTGCAATCGTTTATGACCTGAACTATTGGGTTTGTACATAAAAAACTGAAGGTACATAATCTGGATGATTAGGTTCATCCGATCGTTTacctataaataatataaaatgaacaTCTTATGTTACAATCAAATACCTTTGAGATTACACATGATTACAAAAAGCTGTATAATGCAAACTAAAGTTGAACTAGTAATCACTTTAAATACTGTTGACTGTATAcctcaaacatttttaataatactgttTGTGTTAAATTTACCACTGCACTCACacttagatatatatatatataaatgattatgttgaataaaaattaacaaatcgGAGCTAAAAATGACCTGAAACAAAGTGTTTGCTGCATACACGAgcatttttaatcattttatcaGGCCAGTTTTCTCTATGAAGAGCATTCAGCCAAAGTTGTCGTCTGTTAAATTCTTATGTGGAATGACCATTTGGAATGcggtaaaaacttaaaaactttgtaaaactttttctatttgCACATCCTACTACACAGCAACTATcaggcattttttaaaataacttacaaaCGTATCTAGAGCTGTAATTTTaggtgaaaaaataataaaatgcaagTTTCCTAAATGTTTATTGcagaatatttatattttttgcctGCCAGTTTAGTGCGCATGTCCACGggattgaatattttttaaacatttgaaatcggtctataaaatgtttataaaagacACTAAAGTGCTTAACGTAACTTATGTCAATTTAGTTCTCTAAAACGCTTAAATATGTCAtaaatcttaaagaaaaaaagtaaagaaattatgatatataaaaataaaggtgTATCACATAAAAAACCTGGATATCGGTGTACTTGTTTTTAGTAACCTGTAGCGACGCCACTGCCAACAACTGATGTTGTTTGTTACAACAACATCAGTTGTTGGCAGTGGCGTCGCTAGGGGTGCGGTCCGCACCGGGTGACACCATCAGAGGGTTAACactaaaatgaataaaaagtaattatgcctgaatattttttttattaaaaaattctgaagctatgcttaaataaaatttgatgaaTAAAATCTAAAGGCCATTGTTTGCATACGACATGCGTCATCATGACGGCTCTTCACACAATGAAAAGTATCCATGGATTCGGAGAAGTAAACTATGATCCCCAGCAGGCTTACAGGCGTCCTAATGGAATTGACATCACGTCTAATTTTTTGTCCATAAGACGTCCTAAAATGATCTATAGTCAAAGAGTTATGAACTTCTATCATAGACGTCCTAATTATGTCTTTTAAAGGCGCCCCAGagatgtttttttactttagaaagAGACGTTATTCTAGTCGTCCAAAAAATCcccaaatatttcttttttttagaataaaaaattgagaTAAAAAACCCAAATAATGTTTCATACAATTATTTCATCCATtgaataataactttaatttacaacaacttttttttgtatttttctttaacaaactcgTTGATTTATAAACTAAGCccaattaattttatcttgtttttcaGAGAATCAtcgatattaaaaaatatcgaTGATTCtctgaaaaaaattgcttttaaatttttatgattaaagcTCTGGGTTTGTACCCTCCAGTTGTGAttcttctgaaaaaattttttttcttctttgacGTCCTTTAGTTTAGAAAAACTGGTCACGGTTCTTAGGATTGgatgaaaacaaaaatgagctcaacaaaaattgttcaaaatgcTTGCAACAAACTTTATACTAAGTACCGAAGTTTGACTTTTAGTTAACAACGTTAGATGAAACTATGTTGTGTAATATCACTTTTAACCACGTGGAAGCTGACACTAGAACATTGCTACATAATAAAAACGCAGTAGGCAGTCGGCACCAAATTGTCTGTATTCAAGCAGCTGACAAAGATGTTGTTTCGATCTCAATTTgggtttttaaacaattaactGGTATCAAACAACTTTGGATAAAACTTGGAATCGAAAAACTTGAAAGATGGTTTTTAATTCACTATTACGCATAAAAGATAGGTGAAAAAGTATAAGCTGTTTCATTGTGGTTGCATTCAATAGCTGAAATAATGTGTCTCTGTTTGCCGGACGGGGGAAAAAACTTGCATGGAATCTCTTGAAcaaagaagatgaagaaataATTATAGCATTTTGCAggtaaactatatttatatagtataaaaagtcaataatttttagatttgtcAGCTGTTAACTTCTAAAATTAAGCTTATAGGCTGTTTTATCGTGTAAATTTAGTTGaatatgttgttttattatttagctcTTGACATAGGAAACTTGATAtattaaactttacaaaaaaaatgacataaaaggtgtattataaacaaatatattgttatataatcaAATCTATTTCTTTGAACTAATCAAAGTTACAAACTCATTCAAACtcatctattttttaataacttggtGCAGATCGCGgttcaacatcaaaaaattcaCTTTCAAATACTGCTAATAATGTATctgttaaacatttataatttcgGTTAATAGTTTTAATTGAGTGAGTTTATGGCACTCCATTCCGTCTTTAGATTTAACTGCAATGTTTTTCAAGTTCATTCCACTTTTTTGTAGATGCATCGAATTGCAGGtttctttaacaatttcaaAGAAATTGATGGCTTTAATACATGAATCAATATTCAAAATtccaataatatttattgagtGTACAGCACAGGGTAATGGTGTGGATTTTTTCTCTAAGACTTTTGCTATTACTTCTTTATACTGTCCAAATATTTTTACGCGTTATCATAAGATTAAAAtctacaatttttaaacaaattatgacTCCTACAAAGAAATTTAcagtaaatttagaaaaatttcaaCCACAATGATCttcaatttgaataaaattaaaaagcatattCACAAGTTCAAGGGTTACGGAACCAACGTATCTTAAAACTATTCTGAATTAgaataacaaataaagttttctttgtTGGGTTGTCATTGAATAaccagttataaataatattttcagcAATCAATATGAAGGGTGCTCATAGGAAGGTAGATGCTTTATAAT is a window of Hydra vulgaris chromosome 15, alternate assembly HydraT2T_AEP DNA encoding:
- the LOC136092252 gene encoding uncharacterized protein LOC136092252; the encoded protein is MMYGFVFTNIGWVKKNSCTCPVGLGSACSHIAALLFKFEAAVHRRLNREDASISSWNTSKRSVNAAPLSAMNFSKNKKRGQLPSINELVLKKKGIRASTMFKLNGNYSYIDPSFCISVSDFNTLRQSNPKSVMFTSLDSNSHHKSSDTESGSEDEMNCLPEPITSLFDPTCKDLSQFKLLKHSKQLYEDFSQTYFEKQYNQLTKVTYQQNLSSAWQVHRAERITASIFFNVFHTNKFVLSESLIQEIMQYKKDFYSKFTQYGKKMENCAKNTFYEVQLKKRSNFSFINSGFYVMADMPFFGASPDGIFTCSCHGKGVLEIKCPYNYKNGFL
- the LOC136092014 gene encoding uncharacterized protein LOC136092014; the protein is MLFSENEKFSGNSIEESVLFKSVGIQCDLSTEELLKEENQKLVMELRDRNMEVYLLRQEKEELKKRDLIFSNEKIKENNAHLNFFTGLPNIATFVWILSLLTMTNDVKLCSSLLSKENHFLVILIKLRLGLLNKDIAFRFSVCESVTSRILRNWLPALAICLQPLIKWPSKCVIRSNLPECFIKRFRNCVCIIDCYEIFIERPSNLTTRAQSWSYYRHNSTVKYLIGISPTGAITFLSGGWEVEFWTRS